Sequence from the Acidimicrobiia bacterium genome:
AGGGCACTCGGACTGACTGCCCAGGATCCGGCCATCAACTTCACAGATGACAACAGTTCGATCTTCGAAAACGACATCGAGAAACTCGCCACCGCCGGCATCACCAAAGGATGCGGAAACACCAACACGTTCTGCCCCGACCGGGCGGTAACCCGAGCAGAGATGGCGGCGTTCCTCGTCCGAGCGCTGAAGCTCACGGCCCAAGACCCCGCCATAAACTTCACAGACGACAACGGTTCGATCTTCGAAAACGACATCGAGAAACTCGCCACCGCCGGCATCACCAAAGGATGCGGAAACACCAACACGTTCTGCCCTAATAGCCCGGTCACCAGGGGCCAGATGGCCGCTTTTCTCACACGGGGACTGCCCTACGTGAGGCTGCCAGTGCCAGCCAGGGGCACAACCACGAACGGAATCGACCTCGCTATTGCCGAGGCTGCCGCCGACGATGGATGTACATTCGCAGGCGGTACCACGTGCTTGACGACCATTACGATCGCCCAGGGCCAATTCTTCTACTTCGACGAAGGTTTCCTGACCGGACCGTGGTCTCAGGTGGGAACCGTCGATCGCAACAATTTCATGAGTAACCAGGTGCGGACCGAGGCCAAATTGAACGGAACAAAGCTGGGTGTCGTCGTCAAGCCGGTGGTCATCGCGGACGACATCGCCGAGAAGGTCGTGACATTCCAGTTCCCCAATACCTGGACCGGCACCCATCAACTCGACATCACGTTCATCTCTGAGCCGGCCGGGTATCAGATGACCATCAGAGCCACCGTGGT
This genomic interval carries:
- a CDS encoding S-layer homology domain-containing protein, which gives rise to MRRLILAFLILGLLAAPASAAAIPPGGTFVDDDGNIFEPDIEAIAAVGVTKGCNSQHTSFCPTSPVTRGQMAAFLVRALGLTAQDPAINFTDDNSSIFENDIEKLATAGITKGCGNTNTFCPDRAVTRAEMAAFLVRALKLTAQDPAINFTDDNGSIFENDIEKLATAGITKGCGNTNTFCPNSPVTRGQMAAFLTRGLPYVRLPVPARGTTTNGIDLAIAEAAADDGCTFAGGTTCLTTITIAQGQFFYFDEGFLTGPWSQVGTVDRNNFMSNQVRTEAKLNGTKLGVVVKPVVIADDIAEKVVTFQFPNTWTGTHQLDITFISEPAGYQMTIRATVVISSSTATATTGLLALNP